Proteins encoded in a region of the Cytobacillus pseudoceanisediminis genome:
- a CDS encoding ComEC/Rec2 family competence protein, with product MEQLNLSDCSYRKSSLVLTILKIRETGINYLLDHFPEQSAPLAIALIFGERNFIDQATIASYQKIGIIHLLAISGLHVGMLAGMFFLAGVRAGITREKMTSILLLVLPLYAILTGAAPSVLRAVFMMLVVLLAKKLKAPIQLADVISIVFIGYLFISPYIIYNAGFQLSFAVALSLILSAPIILKRFSESYAAILAVSFVCQMAAIPILLWHFYEVSIISIIANLIFVPLYSFIILPVVLILFIFDLLTGGKQFYCSMYLKDLSVF from the coding sequence ATGGAACAGTTAAACCTCTCTGATTGCAGTTACCGTAAAAGCAGCCTTGTATTAACCATTTTAAAAATAAGAGAAACGGGAATTAATTATCTCCTGGACCATTTTCCTGAACAATCAGCTCCACTGGCTATTGCCCTTATATTCGGCGAACGTAATTTTATTGATCAGGCTACTATTGCTTCTTATCAGAAAATCGGAATTATCCATTTGCTTGCGATATCCGGCCTTCATGTAGGTATGCTAGCTGGGATGTTCTTTCTTGCTGGTGTACGTGCCGGAATCACCAGAGAAAAAATGACCAGCATCTTATTATTGGTTTTGCCTTTATATGCCATCCTGACAGGGGCAGCACCATCTGTTCTGCGGGCTGTGTTTATGATGCTTGTGGTTTTGCTCGCAAAGAAGCTGAAGGCACCTATTCAATTAGCTGATGTTATCTCTATTGTGTTTATTGGCTACCTTTTTATCTCTCCTTATATCATCTATAATGCCGGGTTTCAGCTGTCGTTTGCTGTCGCCCTATCGCTTATTCTCTCAGCTCCCATCATCCTCAAAAGATTTTCTGAATCATACGCTGCTATCCTGGCAGTTTCTTTTGTTTGCCAGATGGCTGCCATTCCGATCCTTCTGTGGCATTTTTATGAGGTATCGATTATTTCCATAATTGCCAATCTGATTTTTGTGCCTTTATATTCTTTCATAATCCTTCCGGTGGTGTTGATTCTCTTCATTTTTGATTTATTAACAGGGGGAAAGCAGTTTTATTGCTCAATGTATTTGAAAGACTTATCAGTTTTCTAA
- the rpsT gene encoding 30S ribosomal protein S20: MPNIKSAIKRVKTSEARNAHNATVKSAMRTAVKKVDAAVVNNDAAAATESFADAARKLDKAAAKGLIHKNAAARKKSRLMKKMNSLNA; the protein is encoded by the coding sequence ATGCCAAACATTAAATCTGCTATTAAGCGTGTTAAAACTAGCGAAGCTCGCAACGCTCATAACGCTACAGTTAAATCAGCAATGCGTACAGCTGTAAAGAAGGTTGATGCTGCAGTCGTAAACAACGATGCTGCTGCTGCAACTGAATCTTTCGCTGATGCTGCTCGTAAACTAGACAAAGCTGCTGCAAAAGGTCTTATCCACAAAAATGCTGCTGCCCGTAAAAAGTCTCGTTTAATGAAAAAAATGAACTCTTTAAACGCTTAA
- a CDS encoding ComE operon protein 2, translated as MDRISWNQYFMAQSHLLALRSTCTRLAVGATIVRDKRIIAGGYNGSIAGGEHCIDEGCYVIDNHCVRTIHAEMNAILQCAKFGVPTTDAEIYVTHFPCLQCCKAIIQAGIKTVYYAQDYKNHPFGIELFEKAGVKTVQVIAEKVSFDDSKQEKHDFIEELINELEKSGKDRDLVKSYKETKDKLFEK; from the coding sequence ATGGATCGGATTTCCTGGAACCAATATTTTATGGCGCAAAGCCATTTGCTTGCTTTGAGGAGCACTTGTACAAGGCTTGCGGTAGGCGCAACCATTGTAAGGGATAAGAGGATCATTGCCGGAGGCTATAATGGATCGATTGCGGGCGGTGAACATTGTATTGATGAAGGCTGCTATGTTATTGATAACCATTGTGTCAGAACCATTCATGCGGAAATGAATGCGATTTTGCAGTGTGCAAAATTCGGGGTACCTACAACTGATGCGGAAATATATGTAACTCATTTTCCATGCCTCCAATGCTGCAAAGCGATCATACAGGCGGGAATTAAAACTGTTTATTACGCACAGGATTATAAAAATCACCCATTTGGAATTGAGCTCTTTGAAAAGGCTGGAGTGAAAACAGTACAGGTAATAGCAGAAAAAGTGTCCTTTGATGACAGCAAACAAGAAAAACATGATTTTATAGAAGAATTAATAAATGAGCTTGAAAAAAGCGGAAAAGATAGGGACTTGGTGAAAAGCTATAAAGAAACAAAGGACAAGCTTTTCGAGAAATAA
- the lepA gene encoding translation elongation factor 4 codes for MNREERLKRQEKIRNFSIIAHIDHGKSTLADRILEKTNALTSREMKDQLLDSMDLERERGITIKLNSVQLKYKAKDGEIYTFHLIDTPGHVDFTYEVSRSLAACEGAILVVDAAQGIEAQTLANVYLALDNDLEILPIINKIDLPSADPERVRNEIEEVIGLDASEAVLASAKAGIGIEEILEQVVEKVPAPVGDPDAPLKALIFDSLYDAYRGVVAYIRVVEGTVKVGDKIKMMATGKEFEVTEVGVFTPKSTPLPELSVGDVGFLTAAIKNVGDTRVGDTITSAKNGAAEALPGYRKMNPMVYCGLYPIDSAKFNDLREALEKLELNDSALQFEPETSQALGFGFRCGFLGLLHMEIIQERIEREFKIDLITTAPSVIYDVILTDGTEVKVDNPSNMPDPQKIDRVEEPYVKATMMAPNDYVGAIMELCQQKRGIFIDMQYMDETRVNIIYEIPLSEIVYDFFDQLKSNTKGYASFDYELIGYKPSKLVKMDILLNAEKVDALSFIVHKDFAYERGKVIVEKLKELIPRQQFEVPIQAAIGQKIVARSTIKAIRKNVLAKCYGGDISRKRKLLEKQKEGKKRMKQVGSVEVPQEAFMAVLKMDDNSPKK; via the coding sequence ATGAACAGAGAAGAGAGACTAAAAAGGCAAGAGAAAATAAGGAATTTTTCGATCATTGCCCATATTGACCATGGCAAGTCGACTTTGGCGGATAGGATCCTTGAAAAAACCAATGCGCTGACATCGCGCGAAATGAAGGATCAGCTCCTTGATTCCATGGACCTCGAAAGAGAGCGCGGCATCACGATCAAGCTTAATTCCGTCCAGCTAAAATATAAAGCTAAAGATGGAGAGATATACACTTTTCACTTAATTGATACCCCGGGACACGTCGATTTTACATATGAAGTATCCCGAAGTCTGGCAGCCTGTGAAGGTGCAATCCTGGTTGTGGATGCAGCTCAGGGTATTGAAGCGCAGACCCTTGCAAATGTATATCTGGCCTTGGATAACGATCTTGAGATTCTTCCGATCATCAATAAAATTGACCTTCCAAGTGCGGATCCGGAACGGGTGCGCAATGAGATCGAAGAAGTCATCGGCCTCGATGCTTCTGAAGCGGTACTTGCTTCAGCAAAAGCAGGAATCGGCATTGAAGAAATCCTTGAACAGGTCGTTGAAAAAGTGCCCGCTCCAGTAGGTGATCCGGATGCCCCTTTAAAGGCGCTTATATTTGACTCCCTTTATGATGCCTACCGTGGAGTAGTAGCCTACATCCGTGTGGTGGAAGGTACGGTTAAAGTAGGGGATAAAATTAAAATGATGGCAACTGGCAAAGAGTTTGAAGTTACTGAGGTTGGTGTGTTCACTCCTAAATCCACTCCATTGCCTGAATTGTCAGTTGGAGACGTCGGCTTTTTGACTGCTGCAATCAAAAATGTTGGCGATACACGTGTAGGTGATACCATCACAAGTGCGAAAAATGGTGCAGCCGAAGCTCTTCCTGGGTACAGAAAGATGAATCCGATGGTTTATTGCGGACTTTATCCAATAGACAGCGCCAAGTTCAATGATTTGCGTGAAGCACTTGAAAAACTGGAACTGAACGATTCTGCCCTGCAGTTTGAGCCTGAAACGTCACAAGCGCTTGGCTTTGGATTCCGCTGCGGTTTCCTTGGATTGCTTCACATGGAAATTATTCAGGAGCGCATTGAGCGCGAATTCAAAATTGATTTGATTACAACAGCACCAAGTGTTATTTATGATGTCATCCTGACTGATGGCACAGAGGTTAAAGTGGATAACCCATCCAATATGCCTGATCCGCAAAAGATTGACCGTGTCGAAGAGCCTTATGTAAAAGCTACAATGATGGCGCCGAATGATTATGTGGGAGCCATAATGGAACTTTGCCAGCAAAAACGCGGCATCTTTATTGATATGCAATACATGGATGAAACAAGAGTTAACATTATATATGAAATTCCTTTATCGGAAATTGTTTATGATTTCTTTGATCAGCTGAAATCCAATACAAAAGGATATGCTTCTTTTGATTATGAATTAATTGGGTACAAGCCATCAAAACTTGTTAAAATGGATATCTTGTTAAATGCAGAAAAAGTAGACGCATTAAGCTTCATCGTTCATAAGGATTTTGCTTATGAAAGAGGAAAAGTAATCGTTGAGAAGTTAAAAGAGCTAATTCCCCGTCAGCAGTTTGAGGTTCCTATTCAAGCGGCGATCGGCCAGAAAATTGTAGCCCGCTCAACCATTAAAGCCATCCGCAAAAATGTATTGGCGAAATGTTATGGCGGAGACATCTCCCGTAAGCGTAAATTATTGGAGAAGCAGAAAGAAGGTAAAAAGCGGATGAAACAGGTCGGTTCTGTTGAAGTTCCGCAGGAAGCCTTCATGGCGGTCTTGAAGATGGATGATAACAGCCCTAAAAAGTAA
- a CDS encoding ComEC/Rec2 family competence protein, with protein sequence MGDVYTGKNDSSIVLFAKVGGLNWLFTGDLEETGESQLIKAYPNLKIDVLKIAHHGSKTSTTESFLAAVKPRIAVISAGRNNRYGHPHNDVTGRLKDINVHVLRTDKQGAVNYVFKGNSGTFSVQHP encoded by the coding sequence ATGGGGGACGTGTATACAGGGAAAAATGATAGCTCTATTGTCCTTTTTGCCAAAGTGGGTGGCCTTAACTGGCTGTTTACCGGAGATTTGGAGGAAACGGGGGAAAGTCAGCTTATAAAAGCTTATCCCAATTTGAAAATTGATGTTTTAAAGATTGCACATCATGGAAGCAAAACCTCCACAACAGAATCATTTCTGGCTGCTGTTAAGCCGAGAATTGCCGTTATTTCTGCAGGCAGAAACAACAGGTATGGGCATCCTCATAATGATGTAACGGGCAGGCTTAAAGACATTAATGTGCATGTTCTGAGAACCGATAAGCAAGGGGCGGTTAACTATGTTTTTAAAGGAAATTCAGGAACCTTTTCCGTTCAGCATCCATAG
- a CDS encoding YqzM family protein, translated as MNEFEKNVQSKRNDAIDSGVGFIVSFGFFATLFVIATVIKFLGA; from the coding sequence GTGAACGAATTTGAAAAGAACGTCCAAAGCAAACGTAATGATGCCATCGACTCTGGAGTAGGATTCATCGTATCATTCGGTTTCTTCGCAACGTTATTTGTTATTGCAACAGTCATTAAATTTTTAGGAGCTTAA
- the dnaK gene encoding molecular chaperone DnaK, which yields MSKIIGIDLGTTNSCVAVLEGGEPKVIPNPEGNRTTPSVVAFKNGERQVGEVAKRQSITNPNTIISIKRHMGTDHKTEIEGKEYSPQEVSAIILQYLKSYAEDYLGENVTKAVITVPAYFNDAERQATKDAGRIAGLEVERIINEPTAAALAYGLDKMDEDQTILVYDLGGGTFDVSILELGDGVFEVKSTAGDNRLGGDDFDQVIIDYLVDQFKKENGIDLAKDKMALQRLKDAAEKAKKDLSGVTSTQISLPFITAGEAGPLHLEVTLSRAKFEELSADLVERTMGPTRQALKDAGLTPSELDKVILVGGSTRIPAVQEAIKKETGKEPHRGVNPDEVVAMGAAIQGGVITGDVKDVVLLDVTPLSLGIETMGGVFTKLIERNTTIPTSKSQVFSTAADNQSAVDIHVLQGERPMAADNKTLGRFQLGDIPPAPRGVPQIEVSFDIDKNGIVNVRAKDLGTNKEQAITIKSSTGLSDEEIEKMVREAEENAEADKKRKEEVELRNEADQLVFTTEKTLKDLEGKVDEAEVNKANEAKDALKAAIEKNDLDEIREKKDALQEVVQAVTMKLYEQAQAAQGAQDAEGTESKSDDDNVVDAEFEEVKDDK from the coding sequence ATGAGCAAAATTATCGGAATCGATTTAGGTACAACAAACTCATGTGTCGCTGTCCTTGAAGGCGGCGAACCAAAAGTAATTCCAAATCCGGAAGGCAACCGTACAACACCTTCAGTTGTTGCGTTTAAGAACGGCGAGCGCCAGGTCGGAGAGGTCGCAAAGCGCCAGTCTATTACAAACCCGAACACAATCATTTCCATTAAACGCCACATGGGAACTGATCATAAAACTGAAATCGAAGGAAAAGAATACTCGCCTCAAGAGGTTTCTGCTATTATTCTTCAATATTTGAAATCTTATGCAGAAGACTATCTTGGCGAGAATGTTACTAAAGCAGTAATCACAGTTCCTGCATATTTCAACGATGCTGAGCGTCAGGCTACAAAAGATGCAGGCAGAATTGCCGGCCTGGAAGTTGAACGAATCATCAACGAACCTACTGCTGCAGCGTTGGCTTATGGTCTTGATAAAATGGATGAAGACCAGACAATTCTTGTTTATGACCTTGGCGGCGGTACTTTTGACGTGTCTATCCTTGAACTTGGCGATGGAGTATTTGAGGTAAAATCCACTGCCGGAGATAACCGTCTTGGCGGAGACGATTTTGACCAAGTAATTATTGACTACCTGGTTGATCAATTCAAAAAAGAGAATGGCATTGACCTTGCCAAAGATAAGATGGCTCTTCAGCGTTTAAAAGATGCCGCTGAAAAAGCGAAAAAAGATCTTTCAGGTGTGACTTCAACGCAAATCTCGCTTCCGTTTATCACGGCTGGGGAAGCAGGACCTTTACACCTTGAAGTTACACTTTCAAGAGCTAAATTTGAAGAACTGTCTGCAGACCTTGTAGAACGCACAATGGGACCTACACGCCAGGCGTTAAAGGATGCTGGATTGACTCCTTCAGAACTTGATAAAGTTATCCTTGTCGGCGGTTCAACTCGTATTCCTGCCGTACAGGAAGCAATCAAGAAAGAAACAGGAAAAGAACCGCATAGAGGAGTTAACCCTGATGAAGTTGTTGCAATGGGTGCAGCCATTCAGGGCGGTGTAATAACAGGTGACGTCAAGGATGTTGTCCTATTGGACGTAACTCCTTTGTCACTTGGAATTGAAACAATGGGTGGAGTGTTCACTAAGCTGATTGAACGCAATACAACCATCCCAACATCAAAATCCCAAGTGTTCTCAACTGCTGCTGATAACCAGTCAGCTGTTGATATCCATGTGCTTCAAGGGGAACGTCCGATGGCTGCAGATAATAAAACACTGGGCCGCTTCCAGCTTGGCGATATTCCTCCTGCTCCTCGTGGAGTGCCTCAAATCGAAGTATCTTTCGATATCGACAAAAATGGTATCGTGAACGTACGCGCTAAAGACTTGGGCACAAATAAAGAGCAGGCCATTACGATTAAATCTTCAACAGGATTATCTGATGAAGAAATCGAAAAAATGGTAAGAGAAGCTGAAGAAAATGCTGAAGCAGATAAGAAGCGCAAAGAAGAAGTTGAACTTCGCAATGAAGCGGATCAGCTGGTATTCACTACCGAAAAGACTCTAAAAGATCTTGAAGGCAAAGTGGATGAAGCTGAAGTGAACAAAGCAAATGAAGCAAAAGATGCCCTAAAGGCTGCAATTGAAAAGAACGATTTGGATGAAATCCGTGAGAAGAAAGATGCCCTGCAGGAGGTTGTCCAGGCGGTAACAATGAAACTTTATGAGCAGGCTCAAGCTGCTCAGGGTGCACAGGATGCAGAAGGCACTGAAAGCAAAAGTGACGACGATAATGTCGTCGATGCTGAGTTCGAAGAAGTTAAAGACGATAAATAA
- the holA gene encoding DNA polymerase III subunit delta has protein sequence MVFNIWKQIKAKSFAPIYLLYGTEPYLINETKQLLINNVLSEDEADFNLSSYDLEETPIDTALEDAETFPFMGERRLIFLHNPVFLTSEKSKAKQEHNLSKLEAYMKEPAPYSVVVFSSTAEKLDDRKKITKQLKKTAAILEAKKLNEGELKAWIRERAALNGVQIDESAVELILTLAGTNLFILTNEIDKLALYANDTKRIDEQMAEKMVSRSLEQNIFSLVDKVVHRKIEEALRIYYDLLKQNEEPIKILSVITGQFRLIYQVKELARRGYGQQQIAGYLKIHPFRVKLAAGQAQMFADEELAAIISLLADADYQMKTGGMNKTMLIEMFLFRLQSQALRKNP, from the coding sequence TTGGTTTTTAATATTTGGAAGCAGATAAAAGCGAAAAGTTTTGCTCCTATTTACTTATTATATGGAACAGAACCTTATCTTATAAACGAAACGAAGCAGCTTCTGATCAACAATGTGCTAAGCGAAGATGAAGCTGATTTTAATTTATCCTCTTATGACCTTGAGGAAACCCCAATCGATACAGCCCTTGAAGATGCGGAGACATTTCCGTTTATGGGGGAAAGAAGACTGATCTTTTTACATAACCCAGTTTTTTTAACATCAGAAAAATCGAAGGCTAAACAGGAGCATAATCTGTCAAAGCTGGAAGCCTATATGAAAGAGCCTGCCCCGTATTCAGTGGTGGTATTTTCCTCAACTGCAGAAAAGCTGGATGACCGGAAAAAAATAACTAAACAATTGAAAAAAACGGCTGCAATCCTTGAAGCAAAGAAACTAAATGAAGGAGAATTGAAAGCCTGGATCAGGGAACGCGCAGCACTTAATGGCGTGCAGATTGATGAATCGGCAGTTGAGCTAATATTGACATTGGCAGGCACCAACCTATTTATCTTGACAAACGAGATCGATAAATTAGCTTTATATGCGAATGACACGAAGCGAATCGATGAACAAATGGCAGAGAAAATGGTATCAAGGTCATTGGAGCAAAACATTTTTTCCCTTGTAGACAAAGTTGTTCACCGCAAAATAGAAGAAGCCCTGAGAATTTATTATGATTTATTAAAGCAAAATGAAGAACCCATTAAGATTTTATCTGTTATTACAGGGCAGTTCAGATTGATTTATCAGGTGAAGGAGCTTGCGAGAAGAGGCTACGGCCAGCAGCAGATTGCCGGCTACTTAAAGATTCATCCTTTCCGGGTGAAACTTGCAGCTGGACAGGCGCAGATGTTTGCAGACGAAGAACTTGCAGCGATTATAAGCTTGCTTGCTGATGCAGATTACCAAATGAAAACTGGAGGCATGAATAAAACCATGCTGATTGAAATGTTCCTGTTTCGTCTGCAAAGTCAGGCTCTCAGAAAAAATCCATAA
- the gpr gene encoding GPR endopeptidase: MKESIDLSQYSVRTDLAIEAREMVISDRQKDNIHQQENLSQIEGVIIKEKEESDIKISFVEVTKEGAEALGKKEGKYLTLEVTGIRQQDTELQHKVESVFASEFSQFIKQLGINEDASCLIVGLGNWNVTPDALGPQVCENLLITRHLYQLQPESVEEGYRPVSAISPGVMGLTGIETSDIIYGIVEKTKPDFVIAIDALASRSIERVNSTIQISDTGIHPGSGVGNKRKEISKETLGIPVIAIGIPTVVDAVSITSDTIDYILKHFGKEMKEGGRPSRALAPAGMTFGEKKKLTDEDLPEEHHRKTFLGMIGTLPEEEKRKLIYEVLSPLGHNLMVTPKEVDVFIEDMSNLIANGLNAALHQKVNQDNAGFYTR; this comes from the coding sequence ATGAAGGAATCAATAGATTTAAGCCAATACTCAGTCCGAACGGACCTTGCCATTGAAGCCAGGGAAATGGTTATTTCCGACAGGCAGAAAGACAATATTCATCAGCAGGAGAATCTCTCCCAAATAGAAGGCGTAATAATTAAAGAAAAAGAAGAAAGTGATATAAAAATTTCTTTTGTTGAAGTAACAAAAGAAGGTGCAGAGGCATTGGGGAAAAAAGAGGGGAAATATCTGACCCTTGAAGTGACGGGCATACGCCAGCAGGATACGGAGCTGCAGCACAAAGTGGAGTCTGTATTTGCGAGTGAGTTCTCCCAATTTATTAAGCAGCTGGGAATCAATGAAGATGCATCCTGTTTAATTGTCGGTCTGGGCAATTGGAATGTCACTCCCGATGCACTGGGTCCGCAAGTATGTGAAAACTTGCTTATTACAAGGCATCTCTATCAGCTGCAGCCTGAAAGTGTAGAAGAAGGCTATCGGCCAGTAAGTGCTATTTCCCCGGGAGTGATGGGCCTGACCGGGATAGAAACAAGTGACATTATTTATGGCATTGTTGAAAAAACAAAGCCCGATTTTGTCATTGCAATCGATGCTCTTGCTTCCCGATCAATTGAAAGAGTCAATTCTACCATTCAAATTTCGGATACAGGGATTCACCCTGGTTCTGGTGTCGGGAATAAACGAAAAGAAATCAGCAAAGAAACTTTAGGGATACCTGTCATAGCGATTGGCATCCCAACCGTTGTTGATGCTGTGTCCATTACAAGCGATACAATTGATTACATCCTCAAGCATTTCGGTAAGGAAATGAAAGAAGGCGGACGTCCATCACGTGCCCTGGCTCCTGCAGGAATGACTTTTGGAGAGAAGAAGAAGCTGACAGATGAAGACCTGCCGGAAGAACATCATAGAAAAACCTTCCTTGGCATGATTGGAACCTTGCCTGAAGAGGAGAAGCGGAAGCTTATTTATGAAGTCCTGTCTCCTTTGGGCCACAACCTTATGGTGACTCCAAAGGAAGTGGATGTATTTATTGAAGATATGTCAAATTTAATTGCTAACGGTTTGAACGCAGCACTCCATCAAAAAGTGAATCAGGATAATGCCGGTTTTTATACCAGATAG
- a CDS encoding YqxA family protein: MKIFMLKALFLAALMFVSVLFGMQQANEGIHRMKGFHDEDFKSALTLNETNEGEVQASVLGNDLSSHDLQQKKEKLEEMKAYNFFHLWEKVYPKVYQS; this comes from the coding sequence ATGAAAATATTTATGCTAAAAGCTCTTTTTCTGGCAGCCCTTATGTTTGTCTCAGTATTATTTGGAATGCAGCAGGCAAATGAAGGAATCCACAGAATGAAGGGTTTCCATGACGAAGATTTCAAAAGTGCCCTAACCTTAAATGAAACCAATGAAGGTGAAGTGCAGGCATCTGTCCTGGGGAATGATCTGTCCAGCCATGATCTTCAGCAGAAAAAAGAAAAGCTTGAAGAGATGAAAGCATATAACTTTTTTCATCTCTGGGAAAAAGTATATCCGAAGGTTTATCAGAGCTGA
- the grpE gene encoding nucleotide exchange factor GrpE: MLAEEKDTLNQELNEQTNEPEGTENEALIEEVFAEAEAEAGADEGSTDAELTAAKAKIAELEGKLEEEENRIYRLQADFENSRRRARLDLEASEKYRAQSLISDLLPAIDNFERALQMEAENEQAKSILQGMEMVYRSLLEAIKKEGAEQIEAVGKEFDPHLHQAVMQVEDENFDSNIVVEEFQKGYKLKDRVIRPSMVKVNQ; this comes from the coding sequence ATGTTGGCAGAAGAGAAAGACACACTAAACCAAGAATTAAATGAACAAACCAACGAACCTGAAGGAACCGAAAATGAGGCTCTTATTGAAGAGGTATTTGCGGAGGCAGAAGCAGAAGCTGGTGCTGATGAGGGAAGCACTGATGCAGAGCTTACAGCAGCGAAAGCGAAAATAGCTGAACTGGAAGGCAAGCTGGAAGAGGAAGAGAATCGCATCTACCGCCTTCAGGCTGATTTTGAAAATTCCCGGCGCCGTGCAAGGCTTGACCTTGAAGCGTCTGAAAAATATAGAGCACAGAGCTTAATCTCCGATTTGCTGCCTGCAATTGACAATTTTGAGAGGGCTCTTCAGATGGAAGCTGAAAATGAACAGGCTAAATCTATCCTTCAAGGGATGGAAATGGTTTACCGCAGCTTGCTGGAGGCTATTAAAAAAGAAGGCGCAGAACAGATTGAAGCAGTTGGGAAAGAATTCGATCCTCATTTACACCAGGCTGTGATGCAGGTGGAAGATGAGAATTTTGATTCCAATATCGTGGTCGAAGAATTTCAAAAAGGCTACAAGTTAAAGGATAGAGTCATTCGTCCATCAATGGTTAAAGTAAATCAATAA
- the prmA gene encoding 50S ribosomal protein L11 methyltransferase — MKWSEISIHTANEAVEPISNILHEAGASGVVIEDPLELVKERKDQFGEIYQLNPQDYPEEGVIVKAYLPVNSFLGETVDEIKEAINNLILFNIDIGANKVSISEVNEEEWATAWKKYYNPVKISERFTIVPTWEDYTPVSSDELIIELDPGMAFGTGTHPTTVMCIQALERTVKQGDKVVDVGTGSGVLSIAAAMLGAEKVKALDLDEVAVNSAKLNIKLNKVQDIVEVSQGNLLDGVSQGADVVVANILAEVILRFTDDVASVVKEGGHFIASGIIQQKKQEVRDAISAAGFEVEETIQMEDWVAIVARRKQ, encoded by the coding sequence GTGAAATGGTCAGAAATCAGTATTCATACTGCAAATGAAGCTGTTGAACCGATTTCGAATATTTTGCATGAAGCCGGAGCAAGCGGAGTTGTAATTGAGGATCCTTTAGAACTTGTAAAAGAAAGAAAGGACCAATTCGGTGAAATCTACCAGCTCAATCCGCAGGATTATCCTGAAGAAGGCGTAATTGTAAAAGCGTATCTGCCAGTAAATAGTTTTCTCGGTGAAACTGTCGATGAAATAAAAGAAGCCATCAATAACCTGATATTATTTAACATTGACATCGGGGCAAATAAAGTCAGCATCAGTGAAGTAAATGAAGAAGAATGGGCTACTGCCTGGAAAAAATACTATAATCCTGTAAAAATTTCAGAACGTTTTACAATTGTCCCAACCTGGGAGGATTACACACCTGTCAGCAGTGATGAACTTATCATAGAGCTTGACCCTGGAATGGCCTTTGGAACGGGAACACACCCTACAACGGTGATGTGTATACAAGCACTTGAAAGAACAGTAAAACAGGGTGATAAAGTTGTAGATGTAGGAACAGGATCGGGAGTTTTAAGCATTGCAGCAGCTATGCTCGGTGCTGAGAAGGTGAAAGCACTTGATCTTGATGAAGTGGCAGTAAATTCAGCTAAATTAAATATTAAGCTGAATAAAGTGCAGGATATAGTTGAGGTTTCACAAGGAAACCTGCTCGACGGTGTCAGTCAGGGAGCTGATGTGGTCGTTGCCAACATCCTGGCAGAAGTGATTCTCAGATTTACTGATGATGTTGCATCTGTCGTAAAGGAAGGCGGGCACTTTATCGCTTCAGGCATTATCCAGCAGAAGAAACAGGAAGTAAGAGATGCTATTTCCGCAGCGGGATTTGAAGTTGAAGAAACCATTCAAATGGAAGATTGGGTTGCTATTGTGGCAAGGAGAAAGCAATAA